One segment of Verrucomicrobiota bacterium DNA contains the following:
- a CDS encoding sugar ABC transporter ATP-binding protein produces the protein MAAILKIRGITKTYPGVRALQDVSFDVEQGSIHAIMGENGAGKSTLMQIIAGAQRPDSGTIEFDGREVRFASPAEAQAVGIAIVYQELNLSPNLSIAENVFLGLEPRAAGAFVDRKTLRAKTSAILHTLGIHFDPDTIVGHLTVAQQQLVEICKSLVRNPRLLIFDEPTSSLSEADSRILFRVIADLKAHGVTMLYISHRFPEVFANCDVVTVLRDGKHVRTKPMTSTSEAEVVSLMVGRELLAFHRQDPAPSPEVMFEVRGLTKRRQYSNVSFKIHRGEIVALAGLVGAGRSEVALGVFGCPAPDAGEIRVQDRPVRIRRAQDAMRAGIALAPEDRKTAGLVLGASVGTNISMAALPRVARGFFVNRGAERTLIRQFVSRLNIRTPSHEQRTGLLSGGNQQKVMIAKWLAVQPKCLIVDEPTRGVDVGTKAEIYTLFDELARAGVPILMISSDLPEVLALADRIVVMRQGRITGELTRADATEEKIMHLAALGTDNVPSG, from the coding sequence ATGGCTGCGATCCTAAAGATTCGAGGGATCACCAAGACCTATCCGGGCGTGCGCGCCCTGCAGGACGTCAGCTTTGACGTCGAGCAAGGGAGCATTCATGCCATCATGGGTGAGAACGGCGCCGGCAAGAGCACGTTGATGCAGATCATCGCCGGCGCGCAACGCCCGGATTCAGGCACGATCGAGTTTGACGGTCGCGAGGTTCGCTTCGCGAGCCCGGCCGAAGCTCAAGCGGTCGGGATCGCAATCGTCTACCAGGAACTGAACCTCTCCCCTAACCTCTCGATTGCGGAGAACGTGTTCCTCGGCCTCGAGCCGAGGGCGGCGGGGGCGTTCGTCGATCGCAAAACGCTGCGGGCGAAGACGAGCGCCATTCTCCATACGCTCGGCATCCACTTCGATCCGGACACGATCGTCGGTCATCTGACCGTGGCCCAACAGCAGCTCGTCGAAATCTGCAAAAGCCTGGTTCGCAACCCGCGTCTGCTCATCTTTGACGAACCGACTTCCAGCCTCTCGGAAGCTGACTCGCGGATTCTGTTTCGAGTCATCGCCGACTTGAAAGCTCACGGGGTGACGATGCTCTACATCTCTCACCGGTTCCCGGAAGTGTTTGCCAACTGCGACGTCGTGACGGTGCTGCGGGACGGCAAACACGTCCGGACCAAACCGATGACCTCCACCAGTGAGGCCGAGGTGGTTAGCCTGATGGTAGGACGCGAGTTGCTCGCGTTTCATCGCCAGGACCCGGCGCCGAGCCCGGAAGTTATGTTTGAGGTCAGGGGGCTGACAAAACGCCGCCAGTACAGCAATGTGAGCTTCAAGATCCACCGGGGCGAAATCGTGGCCCTGGCCGGGCTCGTCGGCGCCGGCCGCAGCGAAGTGGCGCTCGGGGTGTTCGGCTGTCCCGCACCCGATGCCGGAGAGATTCGCGTCCAGGATCGCCCCGTTCGAATCCGCCGGGCGCAAGACGCCATGCGGGCCGGCATCGCCCTCGCGCCTGAAGACCGCAAGACTGCCGGCCTCGTGCTCGGCGCCAGCGTGGGAACTAACATTTCCATGGCTGCGCTGCCCAGGGTTGCGCGCGGCTTCTTTGTTAACCGCGGGGCCGAACGTACCCTGATCCGGCAATTCGTCTCGCGGCTTAACATCCGTACACCCAGCCATGAGCAAAGGACCGGGCTGCTGAGCGGTGGCAATCAGCAGAAGGTGATGATCGCCAAGTGGCTGGCCGTGCAGCCGAAATGCCTCATCGTGGACGAACCTACCCGAGGGGTCGACGTCGGCACCAAGGCGGAAATCTACACCCTCTTTGATGAACTCGCTCGCGCCGGGGTGCCCATCCTGATGATCTCCAGCGATCTGCCCGAAGTCCTCGCCCTCGCGGACCGGATCGTCGTCATGCGCCAGGGCAGAATCACCGGCGAGTTAACCCGGGCCGACGCCACCGAAGAAAAGATCATGCACCTGGCCGCACTCGGCACCGACAATGTCCCCTCCGGGTAA